Proteins encoded together in one Plectropomus leopardus isolate mb chromosome 19, YSFRI_Pleo_2.0, whole genome shotgun sequence window:
- the csnk1db gene encoding casein kinase I isoform X1, which translates to MELRVGNRYRLGRKIGSGSFGDIYLGTDISVGEEVAIKLECVKTKHPQLHIESKIYKMMQGGVGIPTIKWCGAEGDYNVMVMELLGPSLEDLFNFCSRKFSLKTVLLLADQMISRIEYIHSKNFIHRDVKPDNFLMGLGKKGNLVYIIDFGLAKKYRDARTHQHIPYRENKNLTGTARYASINTHLGIEQSRRDDLESLGYVLMYFNLGSLPWQGLKAATKRQKYERISEKKMSTPIEVLCKGYPSEFATYLNFCRSLRFDDKPDYSYLRQLFRNLFHRQGFSYDYVFDWNMLKFGANRAAEEAERERRDREDRLRHGRNPGARGIPAASGRPRGTQDGAPPTPLTPTSHTANTSPRQVSGMERERKVSMRLHRGAPVNVSSSDLTGRQDTSRMSTSQMMSGVPTAGLHLLAPR; encoded by the exons ATGGAACTGAGAGTGGGGAACAGATACAGATTGGGCAGAAAAATCGGAAGTGGATCTTTCGGGGACATCTATTTAG GCACAGATATTTCTGTGGGTGAAGAGGTTGCCATTAAGTTGGAATGTGTGAAGACCAAACACCCCCAGCTCCACATCGAGAGCAAGATCTACAAGATGATGCAAGGAGGAG TGGGCATTCCAACAATAAAGTGGTGTGGAGCAGAAGGTGACTACAATGTGATGGTAATGGAGCTGCTGGGGCCAAGCCTGGAGgatctttttaacttttgctcCCGCAAGTTCAGCTTGAAGACGGTCCTGCTGCTTGCTGATCAGATG ATCAGTCGCATTGAGTACATTCACTCCAAGAACTTCATCCACAGAGATGTGAAGCCTGATAACTTCCTGATGGGACTGGGCAAAAAGGGAAACCTGGTCTACATTATCGACTTTGGCCTGGCTAAGAAATATCGTGACGCTCGCACACACCAGCACATACCCTACCGCGAGAACAAGAACCTGACTGGCACTGCACGCTACGCCTCAATCAACACACATCTGGggattg AGCAGTCCAGGCGCGATGACCTGGAGTCCTTGGGCTATGTTCTAATGTATTTTAATCTGGGCTCATTGCCTTGGCAAGGACTCAAAGCGGCTACTAAGAGGCAGAAGTATGAACGAATCAGTGAGAAGAAAATGTCAACCCCCATTGAGGTGCTTTGCAAGGGATACCCCT CTGAGTTCGCAACCTACCTGAATTTTTGTCGCTCCCTGCGCTTCGATGACAAGCCAGACTACTCATACCTACGACAGCTCTTCAGGAACCTGTTCCACAGACAAGGCTTCTCTTATGACTACGTATTTGACTGGAACATGCTCAAATTT GGAGCCAACCGCGCAGCAGAGGAAGCAGAAAGAGAGCGCCGGGACCGGGAGGACAGGCTCAGGCACGGCAGGAACCCAGGGGCCAGAGGAATTCCTGCTGCATCAGGACGCCCACGAGGAACTCAAGACGGCGCACCGCCCACCCCGTTAACACCCACCTCACACACAG CGAACACATCCCCTCGACAGGTGTCTGGAATGGAGCGTGAACGAAAGGTCAGCATGCGACTGCATCGTGGCGCTCCTGTCAATGTGTCATCCTCAGATCTAACAGGACGGCAGGACACGTCCCGAATGTCCACCTCACAG ATGATGTCTGGTGTCCCGACTGCCGGTCTTCATCTTCTAGCTCCTCGATGA
- the csnk1db gene encoding casein kinase I isoform X2, with the protein MELRVGNRYRLGRKIGSGSFGDIYLGTDISVGEEVAIKLECVKTKHPQLHIESKIYKMMQGGVGIPTIKWCGAEGDYNVMVMELLGPSLEDLFNFCSRKFSLKTVLLLADQMISRIEYIHSKNFIHRDVKPDNFLMGLGKKGNLVYIIDFGLAKKYRDARTHQHIPYRENKNLTGTARYASINTHLGIEQSRRDDLESLGYVLMYFNLGSLPWQGLKAATKRQKYERISEKKMSTPIEVLCKGYPSEFATYLNFCRSLRFDDKPDYSYLRQLFRNLFHRQGFSYDYVFDWNMLKFGANRAAEEAERERRDREDRLRHGRNPGARGIPAASGRPRGTQDGAPPTPLTPTSHTANTSPRQVSGMERERKVSMRLHRGAPVNVSSSDLTGRQDTSRMSTSQNSIPYEHHAK; encoded by the exons ATGGAACTGAGAGTGGGGAACAGATACAGATTGGGCAGAAAAATCGGAAGTGGATCTTTCGGGGACATCTATTTAG GCACAGATATTTCTGTGGGTGAAGAGGTTGCCATTAAGTTGGAATGTGTGAAGACCAAACACCCCCAGCTCCACATCGAGAGCAAGATCTACAAGATGATGCAAGGAGGAG TGGGCATTCCAACAATAAAGTGGTGTGGAGCAGAAGGTGACTACAATGTGATGGTAATGGAGCTGCTGGGGCCAAGCCTGGAGgatctttttaacttttgctcCCGCAAGTTCAGCTTGAAGACGGTCCTGCTGCTTGCTGATCAGATG ATCAGTCGCATTGAGTACATTCACTCCAAGAACTTCATCCACAGAGATGTGAAGCCTGATAACTTCCTGATGGGACTGGGCAAAAAGGGAAACCTGGTCTACATTATCGACTTTGGCCTGGCTAAGAAATATCGTGACGCTCGCACACACCAGCACATACCCTACCGCGAGAACAAGAACCTGACTGGCACTGCACGCTACGCCTCAATCAACACACATCTGGggattg AGCAGTCCAGGCGCGATGACCTGGAGTCCTTGGGCTATGTTCTAATGTATTTTAATCTGGGCTCATTGCCTTGGCAAGGACTCAAAGCGGCTACTAAGAGGCAGAAGTATGAACGAATCAGTGAGAAGAAAATGTCAACCCCCATTGAGGTGCTTTGCAAGGGATACCCCT CTGAGTTCGCAACCTACCTGAATTTTTGTCGCTCCCTGCGCTTCGATGACAAGCCAGACTACTCATACCTACGACAGCTCTTCAGGAACCTGTTCCACAGACAAGGCTTCTCTTATGACTACGTATTTGACTGGAACATGCTCAAATTT GGAGCCAACCGCGCAGCAGAGGAAGCAGAAAGAGAGCGCCGGGACCGGGAGGACAGGCTCAGGCACGGCAGGAACCCAGGGGCCAGAGGAATTCCTGCTGCATCAGGACGCCCACGAGGAACTCAAGACGGCGCACCGCCCACCCCGTTAACACCCACCTCACACACAG CGAACACATCCCCTCGACAGGTGTCTGGAATGGAGCGTGAACGAAAGGTCAGCATGCGACTGCATCGTGGCGCTCCTGTCAATGTGTCATCCTCAGATCTAACAGGACGGCAGGACACGTCCCGAATGTCCACCTCACAG AATAGTATTCCCTACGAGCATCACGCCAAGTAG